The Daucus carota subsp. sativus chromosome 2, DH1 v3.0, whole genome shotgun sequence genome includes a window with the following:
- the LOC108206777 gene encoding cadmium-induced protein AS8 isoform X2, with translation MNWYASHDTIVWIQTGSVHTTHTQSHTEAAVFDGNVLMIIKGLFRRYERWNPVHPTSGALWGIGIGFGCGVGWGPGFGPEVIGYVGAGCGVGFSVGITLLGFGLGLPANFIYQGPYKAFMATRSGAMGIAHSSGLPEMKNVALDGWSNMGLHISGVKEKASQSFINFRQKQCMNGRVDLPDVRTIMSSHSKSIQDCLKKFQNHIHPPKGFKD, from the exons ATGAACTGGTATGCATCACATGATACAATAGTTTGGATTCAGACAGGCAGTgtacacactacacacacacAGTCACACACTGAAGCAGCAGTGTTTGATGGTAAT GTACTGATGATCATAAAGGGGCTGTTCAGGAGATACGAAAGATGGAACCCAGTGCATCCAACATCCGGAGCCCTTTGGGGCATTGGAATAGGATTTGGCTGTGGGGTAGGCTGGGGCCCTGGTTTTGGTCCTGAGGTGATTGGTTATGTGGGAGCTGGCTGTGGTGTTGGTTTCAGTGTTGGGATCACCTTACTTGGTTTTGGCCTTGGTCTTCCtgctaattttatatatcaaggTCCTTATAAAG CATTTATGGCTACAAGAAGTGGTGCAATGGGTATTGCTCATTCCAGTGGCCTGCCTGAGATGAAGAATGTTGCATTGGATGGTTGGAGCAATATGGGACTGCACATATCCGGCGTGAAAGAAAAAGCAAGCCAGAGTTTTATCAACTTTAGACAAAAGCAATGTATGAACGGAAGGGTAGATTTGCCTGATGTGAGGACCATCATGTCTTCCCATTCCAAGTCTATTCAAGATTGTCTAAAGAAATTCCAAAACCACATTCATCCTCCCAAAG GCTTCAAAGACTGA
- the LOC108206234 gene encoding growth-regulating factor 4 isoform X1: MSGSSVSVAMTGDGFRPPFTAVQWQELEQQALIYKYLMAGLPVPPELVITIRRSLESLSARFFHHPTLGYCSYYGKKFDPEPGRCRRTDGKKWRCSKDAYPDSKYCERHMHRGRNRSRKPVESQSASQSLSTAMSHIATGSSSGGSFQSSGSGNFQNLPMYPNVNTETLCYGSNLSTLQMEQSSPYGIANKEYRRYLGGPTSDTHAHNFSPEVSGSVRGLGLDTDIDNAWRLMPSQVHSSSSLKPRHDSNSQGQQAYELDATMSKQEQQHCFFGDKISSLGPVKQEHQSMRPFFDEWPKTRESWTELDNVSCNKSTFSTTQLSISTPMEPSEYSAGIGSPDGDFKIL, encoded by the exons ATGAGTGGCAGCTCAGTGTCAGTAGCCATGACCGGAGATGGGTTCCGGCCACCTTTCACGGCGGTGCAATGGCAGGAGCTGGAGCAACAAGCACTGATATACAAGTACTTGATGGCAGGGCTACCTGTGCCACCTGAACTTGTTATTACTATTAGGAGGAGCTTGGAGTCCCTGTCTGCTAGGTTCTTTCATCACCCCACTT TGGGCTACTGTTCCTATTATGGGAAAAAATTCGACCCTGAGCCAGGTAGGTGCCGAAGAACTGATGGGAAAAAGTGGAGGTGCTCCAAAGATGCCTATCCAGACTCCAAATACTGTGAGCGACACATGCACCGTGGTCGCAACCGTTCAAGAAAGCCTGTGGAATCTCAATCTGCTTCGCAGTCATTGTCGACTGCAATGTCTCACATAGCAACTGGGAGTAGTAGCGGTGGAAGCTTTCAGAGTAGTGGAAGTGGAAACTTTCAGAATTTGCCCATGTATCCAAATGTTAATACAGAGACTCTATGTTATGGAAGCAATCTATCAACATTGCAGATGGAACAATCTTCTCCTTATGGTATCGCAAACAAAGAGTACAG GAGGTATCTTGGTGGTCCGACGTCTGATACACATGCGCATAATTTCTCTCCTGAAGTTTCGGGCTCTGTCAGGGGTCTTGGATTGGACACTGACATAGACAATGCATGGCGTCTGATGCCATCCCAGGTTCACTCAAGCTCCTCATTGAAACCAAGACATGATTCTAATTCTCAGGGGCAACAGGCTTATGAGCTTGATGCTACAATGTCAAAGCAGGAACAACAACATTGCTTCTTTGGCGACAAAATCAGCTCACTAGGCCCGGTGAAACAAGAGCATCAGTCAATGCGCCCTTTTTTTGACGAGTGGCCAAAAACTAGAGAATCATGGACTGAACTTGATAATGTTAGCTGCAACAAGAGTACGTTCTCCACCACTCAGCTATCAATCTCCACTCCAATGGAACCTTCTGAATATTCTGCAGGGATTGGTTCTCCAGATGGGGATTTCAAAATTCTCTGA
- the LOC108206746 gene encoding isoflavone reductase homolog, with amino-acid sequence MEKSKVLVVGGTGYIGKRIVQASLAQGHITYVLQRHEIGLDIDKLQLLLAFKKQGARLVEASFSDHQSLVNAVKQVDVVICTMSGVHFRSHNITMQLKLVDAIKEAGNIKRFLPSEFGMDPARMANALEPGRVTFDEKMVVRKAIEDANIPFTYVSANCFAGYFVPNLSQLGTLLPPKNKVCLYGDGSAKVVYMDEDDIATYTIKSIDDPRTLNKTLYIRPKENILTQMQLIEKWERLSGKKLEKLNISAEDFLASMEGMDYASKVGVGHFYHIFYEGCLTNFEIREDGSVEASQLYPEVDYTRMDSYLNQFL; translated from the exons ATGGAGAAAAGCAAAGTTCTCGTAGTAGGTGGTACTGGCTACATTGGCAAGAGAATTGTGCAGGCTAGCTTAGCTCAAGGTCATATCACTTATGTTCTCCAGCGCCATGAGATTGGCTTGGACATCGATAAGTTGCAGCTTTTGTTGGCGTTCAAGAAGCAAGGGGCTCGACTCGTTGAAGCCTCGTTTTCTGATCACCAGAGCCTGGTGAACGCGGTTAAGCAGGTTGATGTTGTCATCTGCACCATGTCTGGAGTGCATTTCAGGAGTCACAACATAACCATGCAGCTCAAGCTTGTTGATGCCATCAAAGAAGCCGGCAACATCAAG CGGTTCTTGCCGTCTGAGTTCGGGATGGACCCTGCACGAATGGCGAACGCTCTTGAACCAGGAAGGGTAACATTTGATGAGAAGATGGTGGTGAGGAAAGCAATAGAAGACGCCAACATTCCGTTCACTTACGTCTCGGCCAATTGCTTTGCCGGGTACTTTGTTCCTAATCTCTCCCAGCTTGGCACCCTCCTTCCCCCGAAAAACAAAGTGTGTTTATATGGTGATGGCAGTGCTAAAG TGGTTTACATGGATGAAGATGATATTGCAACTTATACGATCAAGAGCATTGACGATCCCCGGACGTTGAACAAAACATTGTACATTAGGCCGAAGGAAAATATCCTTACTCAGATGCAGCTGATCGAAAAGTGGGAAAGACTCTCTGGAAAAAAGCTAGAGAAACTCAACATCTCTGCCGAGGATTTCTTGGCTTCCATGGAAG GAATGGACTATGCTTCGAAAGTTGGAGTAGGACACTTCTATCACATATTTTATGAAGGTTGCTTAACAAATTTCGAGATTCGGGAAGATGGATCAGTCGAAGCTTCTCAGCTTTACCCAGAAGTTGATTACACTCGCATGGATTCctatttaaatcaatttcttTGA
- the LOC108206234 gene encoding growth-regulating factor 4 isoform X2, with product MSGSSVSVAMTGDGFRPPFTAVQWQELEQQALIYKYLMAGLPVPPELVITIRRSLESLSARFFHHPTLGYCSYYGKKFDPEPGRCRRTDGKKWRCSKDAYPDSKYCERHMHRGRNRSRKPVESQSASQSLSTAMSHIATGSSSGGSFQSSGSGNFQNLPMYPNVNTETLCYGSNLSTLQMEQSSPYGIANKEYRYLGGPTSDTHAHNFSPEVSGSVRGLGLDTDIDNAWRLMPSQVHSSSSLKPRHDSNSQGQQAYELDATMSKQEQQHCFFGDKISSLGPVKQEHQSMRPFFDEWPKTRESWTELDNVSCNKSTFSTTQLSISTPMEPSEYSAGIGSPDGDFKIL from the exons ATGAGTGGCAGCTCAGTGTCAGTAGCCATGACCGGAGATGGGTTCCGGCCACCTTTCACGGCGGTGCAATGGCAGGAGCTGGAGCAACAAGCACTGATATACAAGTACTTGATGGCAGGGCTACCTGTGCCACCTGAACTTGTTATTACTATTAGGAGGAGCTTGGAGTCCCTGTCTGCTAGGTTCTTTCATCACCCCACTT TGGGCTACTGTTCCTATTATGGGAAAAAATTCGACCCTGAGCCAGGTAGGTGCCGAAGAACTGATGGGAAAAAGTGGAGGTGCTCCAAAGATGCCTATCCAGACTCCAAATACTGTGAGCGACACATGCACCGTGGTCGCAACCGTTCAAGAAAGCCTGTGGAATCTCAATCTGCTTCGCAGTCATTGTCGACTGCAATGTCTCACATAGCAACTGGGAGTAGTAGCGGTGGAAGCTTTCAGAGTAGTGGAAGTGGAAACTTTCAGAATTTGCCCATGTATCCAAATGTTAATACAGAGACTCTATGTTATGGAAGCAATCTATCAACATTGCAGATGGAACAATCTTCTCCTTATGGTATCGCAAACAAAGAGTACAG GTATCTTGGTGGTCCGACGTCTGATACACATGCGCATAATTTCTCTCCTGAAGTTTCGGGCTCTGTCAGGGGTCTTGGATTGGACACTGACATAGACAATGCATGGCGTCTGATGCCATCCCAGGTTCACTCAAGCTCCTCATTGAAACCAAGACATGATTCTAATTCTCAGGGGCAACAGGCTTATGAGCTTGATGCTACAATGTCAAAGCAGGAACAACAACATTGCTTCTTTGGCGACAAAATCAGCTCACTAGGCCCGGTGAAACAAGAGCATCAGTCAATGCGCCCTTTTTTTGACGAGTGGCCAAAAACTAGAGAATCATGGACTGAACTTGATAATGTTAGCTGCAACAAGAGTACGTTCTCCACCACTCAGCTATCAATCTCCACTCCAATGGAACCTTCTGAATATTCTGCAGGGATTGGTTCTCCAGATGGGGATTTCAAAATTCTCTGA
- the LOC108206777 gene encoding cadmium-induced protein AS8 isoform X4, whose amino-acid sequence MVLMIIKGLFRRYERWNPVHPTSGALWGIGIGFGCGVGWGPGFGPEVIGYVGAGCGVGFSVGITLLGFGLGLPANFIYQGPYKAFMATRSGAMGIAHSSGLPEMKNVALDGWSNMGLHISGVKEKASQSFINFRQKQCMNGRVDLPDVRTIMSSHSKSIQDCLKKFQNHIHPPKGFKD is encoded by the exons ATG GTACTGATGATCATAAAGGGGCTGTTCAGGAGATACGAAAGATGGAACCCAGTGCATCCAACATCCGGAGCCCTTTGGGGCATTGGAATAGGATTTGGCTGTGGGGTAGGCTGGGGCCCTGGTTTTGGTCCTGAGGTGATTGGTTATGTGGGAGCTGGCTGTGGTGTTGGTTTCAGTGTTGGGATCACCTTACTTGGTTTTGGCCTTGGTCTTCCtgctaattttatatatcaaggTCCTTATAAAG CATTTATGGCTACAAGAAGTGGTGCAATGGGTATTGCTCATTCCAGTGGCCTGCCTGAGATGAAGAATGTTGCATTGGATGGTTGGAGCAATATGGGACTGCACATATCCGGCGTGAAAGAAAAAGCAAGCCAGAGTTTTATCAACTTTAGACAAAAGCAATGTATGAACGGAAGGGTAGATTTGCCTGATGTGAGGACCATCATGTCTTCCCATTCCAAGTCTATTCAAGATTGTCTAAAGAAATTCCAAAACCACATTCATCCTCCCAAAG GCTTCAAAGACTGA
- the LOC108206777 gene encoding cadmium-induced protein AS8 isoform X1 has protein sequence MNWYASHDTIVWIQTGSVHTTHTQSHTEAAVFDGNLQVLMIIKGLFRRYERWNPVHPTSGALWGIGIGFGCGVGWGPGFGPEVIGYVGAGCGVGFSVGITLLGFGLGLPANFIYQGPYKAFMATRSGAMGIAHSSGLPEMKNVALDGWSNMGLHISGVKEKASQSFINFRQKQCMNGRVDLPDVRTIMSSHSKSIQDCLKKFQNHIHPPKGFKD, from the exons ATGAACTGGTATGCATCACATGATACAATAGTTTGGATTCAGACAGGCAGTgtacacactacacacacacAGTCACACACTGAAGCAGCAGTGTTTGATGGTAAT tTGCAGGTACTGATGATCATAAAGGGGCTGTTCAGGAGATACGAAAGATGGAACCCAGTGCATCCAACATCCGGAGCCCTTTGGGGCATTGGAATAGGATTTGGCTGTGGGGTAGGCTGGGGCCCTGGTTTTGGTCCTGAGGTGATTGGTTATGTGGGAGCTGGCTGTGGTGTTGGTTTCAGTGTTGGGATCACCTTACTTGGTTTTGGCCTTGGTCTTCCtgctaattttatatatcaaggTCCTTATAAAG CATTTATGGCTACAAGAAGTGGTGCAATGGGTATTGCTCATTCCAGTGGCCTGCCTGAGATGAAGAATGTTGCATTGGATGGTTGGAGCAATATGGGACTGCACATATCCGGCGTGAAAGAAAAAGCAAGCCAGAGTTTTATCAACTTTAGACAAAAGCAATGTATGAACGGAAGGGTAGATTTGCCTGATGTGAGGACCATCATGTCTTCCCATTCCAAGTCTATTCAAGATTGTCTAAAGAAATTCCAAAACCACATTCATCCTCCCAAAG GCTTCAAAGACTGA
- the LOC108208325 gene encoding uncharacterized protein LOC108208325, with protein MKTRGTKKAAAPDFLSSPAEASPDISLTDSPPIKFSFNLDGFNNATGKSTTSAKKTKRNDVVNKISAAAAASVPAGASLPMNSIADLKALASSQLDAVKRQFERSHSDFLKDVEAFHSRLHKRLKIQTQGCQQAMDEAEKEYRKITEKISESQDAMKASYMEFIAEAQASASRVCKTSIPELAQSLEKSVESLRSRYGNASTSG; from the exons atgaaaaccaGAGGAACCAAAAAAGCAGCAGCGCCCGATTTTCTCTCGTCGCCGGCGGAGGCGAGTCCGGATATATCGCTAACTGATTCGCCTCCGATCAAATTCTCTTTCAATCTCGACGGCTTTAATAATGCTACTGGTAAGAGTACCACTTCTGCGAAGAAGACGAAGCGAAATGACGTGGTTAATAAGAtctctgctgctgctgctgcttcgGTGCCTGCTGGAGCGTCGTTGCCGATGAATTCGATCGCCGATCTTAAGGCGCTCGCGTCGTCGCAATTGGATGCAGTGAAGCGGCAATTTGAACGATCTCACTCTGATTTTCTTAAGGATGTTGAGGCTTTTCACTCTCGTCTCCATAAAAGACttaag ATTCAAACACAAGGATGTCAGCAAGCAATGGATGAAGCTGAGAAGGAATATAGGAAGATTACTGAGAAGATTAGTGAAAGCCAGGACGCAATGAAG GCATCATATATGGAGTTCATAGCAGAAGCACAGGCTAGTGCATCTCGTG TTTGCAAAACCTCTATTCCCGAGCTTGCACAGTCCTTGGAGAAGTCTGTTGAAAGTCTTCGTAGCCGTTATGGTAATGCATCAACTTCAGGATAG
- the LOC108205713 gene encoding MOB kinase activator-like 1A isoform X1: MSLFGLGSRNQRTFRPKKSAPSGSKGAQLRKHIDATLGSGNLREAVRLPPGEDMNEWLAVNTVDFFNQVNLLFGTLTEFCTAENCPTMTAGPKYEYRWADGVQIKKPIEVSAPKYVEYLMDWIESQLDDESLFPQRLGAPFPPNFRDVVKTIFKRLFRVYAHIYHSHFQKIVSLKEEAHLNTCFKHFILFTCEFALIDKRELAPLQELIDSIVVPY, translated from the exons ATGAGTCTCTTCGGACTTGGAAG TAGGAACCAACGAACATTTCGTCCCAAGAAAAGCGCGCCTTCTGGAAGTAAG GGAGCACAACTGAGGAAGCACATTGACGCTACTTTAGGTAGCGGGAACTTGAGAGAAGCGGTAAGGCTTCCTCCAGGAGAGGATATGAATGAATGGCTGGCTGTAAATA CTGTGGACTTTTTCAACCAGGTGAATCTTCTTTTTGGCACCCTCACTGAGTTTTGTACAGCGGAAAACTGCCCTACAATGACTGCAGGTCCAAA gTACGAGTATAGATGGGCAGATGGTGTACAAATCAAGAAACCTATCGAAGTTTCAGCCCCAAAATATGTGGAATATTTGATGGATTGGATCGAATCTCAGCTAGACGATGAGTCCTTGTTCCCTCAGAGGCTGG GTGCACCCTTTCCTCCCAACTTCAGGGATGTCGTGAAAACAATATTTAAACGCCTGTTCCGTGTATATGCTCATATATATCACTCTCACTTTCAGAAGATTGTGAGTCTTAAGGAGGAGGCCCATTTGAATACTTGTTTCAAGCATTTCATATTATTTACATGT GAATTTGCTCTGATTGACAAGAGGGAGCTAGCTCCGCTTCAGGAGCTTATCGATTCCATTGTTGTTCCTTATTGA
- the LOC108206777 gene encoding cadmium-induced protein AS8 isoform X3, translating to MLQVLMIIKGLFRRYERWNPVHPTSGALWGIGIGFGCGVGWGPGFGPEVIGYVGAGCGVGFSVGITLLGFGLGLPANFIYQGPYKAFMATRSGAMGIAHSSGLPEMKNVALDGWSNMGLHISGVKEKASQSFINFRQKQCMNGRVDLPDVRTIMSSHSKSIQDCLKKFQNHIHPPKGFKD from the exons ATG tTGCAGGTACTGATGATCATAAAGGGGCTGTTCAGGAGATACGAAAGATGGAACCCAGTGCATCCAACATCCGGAGCCCTTTGGGGCATTGGAATAGGATTTGGCTGTGGGGTAGGCTGGGGCCCTGGTTTTGGTCCTGAGGTGATTGGTTATGTGGGAGCTGGCTGTGGTGTTGGTTTCAGTGTTGGGATCACCTTACTTGGTTTTGGCCTTGGTCTTCCtgctaattttatatatcaaggTCCTTATAAAG CATTTATGGCTACAAGAAGTGGTGCAATGGGTATTGCTCATTCCAGTGGCCTGCCTGAGATGAAGAATGTTGCATTGGATGGTTGGAGCAATATGGGACTGCACATATCCGGCGTGAAAGAAAAAGCAAGCCAGAGTTTTATCAACTTTAGACAAAAGCAATGTATGAACGGAAGGGTAGATTTGCCTGATGTGAGGACCATCATGTCTTCCCATTCCAAGTCTATTCAAGATTGTCTAAAGAAATTCCAAAACCACATTCATCCTCCCAAAG GCTTCAAAGACTGA
- the LOC108210242 gene encoding protein ENHANCED DISEASE RESISTANCE 2 → MSKVVYEGWMVRYGRRKIGRSYIHMRYFVLESQLLAYYKRKPQDNVVPIKTLLIDGNCRVEDRGLKTHNGHMIYVLSIYNTHEKYHRITMAAFNIQEALIWKEKIELVIDQHQESLAANGKKYQSFGYKSGRDNGRNGSSSDQESQFSAAEDEEDSQPDLPRRTTIGNGPPDSIFDWTQEISDLSKHNTNSQALSTKHWRLLQCQNGLRIFEELIEVDLLPKSCSRAMKAVGVVEATCEEVFELVMNMDTTRFEWDCSFQYGSLVEEVDGHTSIVYHRLLLDWFPTFVWPRDLCYVRYWRRNDDGSYVVLFCSREHEKCGRQPGFVRAHIESGGFNISPMKPWNGRPRTQVQHLMQIDLKGWGVGYASSFQQHCLFQMLNSVAGLREYFSQMDKINAPPRIPVMVNLASASVPARKGLKLQKSGNHYRSQSLDQISAYNKKSLLDDSDDDEEYQLANGEASTTILENDVRRIAIEEEPKDELDLSCFSGNLRQDDSENGRDCWRIADGNNFRVRSKRFCYDKSKISAGKHLMDLVAVDWLKDTKRMDHVARRHNCAAQVASDKGYFSLVVNLQVPGTTNYSMVFYFVTRELVPGSLLQRFVDGDDEFRNSRLKLIPSVPKGSWIVRQSVGSTPCLLGKAVDCNYIRGPKYLEIDVDIGSSTVANGVLGLVIGVMTSLVVEMAFLVQATTTDELPERLISAVRVSHIELSSAIVPKLELDPPE, encoded by the exons ATGTCTAAAGTGGTATATGAAGGTTGGATGGTTCGGTATGGACGGAGGAAGATCGGACGATCCTACATTCATATGCGGTATTTTGTTCTTGAGTCTCAGTTGCTTGCTTATTATAAGCGGAAGCCTCAGGATAATGTG GTTCCGATCAAGACACTTCTCATTGATGGCAATTGCAGGGTGGAGGACCGTGGACTGAAAACTCATAATGGACAT ATGATTTATGTATTATCAATTTACAACACGCACGAGAAATACCATCGAATTACG ATGGCAGCATTTAACATCCAAGAGGCACTAATCTGGAAAGAAAAAATTGAACTTGTTATCGATCAG CATCAAGAATCATTGGCTGCCAATGGTAAAAAATACCAGTCCTTTGGTTATAAATCTGGGAGAGATAATGGAAGGAATGGTTCGTCCTCTGATCAGGAAAGTCA GTTTAGTGCTGCCGAAGACGAAGAAGATTCTCAACCAGATTTACCACGGAGAACAACAATTGGAAATG GTCCTCCAGATTCAATATTCGACTGGACACAGGAAATTTCAGACTTATCTAAGCATAATACTAATAGTCAGGCTTTATCGACAAAACATTGGCGTCTTCTTCAGTGCCAGAATG GACTACGCATATTTGAAGAGCTGATTGAAGTTGATCTACTT CCAAAAAGCTGTAGTAGAGCAATGAAAGCTGTTGGAGTCGTGGAGGCTACCTGTGAAGAAGTTTTTGAGTTGGTTATGAACATGGATACAACACGCTTTGA GTGGGACTGTAGTTTTCAGTATGGCAGCCTGGTTGAAGAGGTTGATGGACATACATCAATCGTTTATCACAGACTTCTATTGGACTGGTTTCCCAC GTTTGTGTGGCCTCGTGACCTTTGTTATGTGCGTTATTGGCGTCGTAATGATGATGGAAGTTATG TTGTGTTATTCTGTTCAAGGGAGCATGAGAAATGCGGTCGACAACCAGGATTTGTGCGTGCACATATTGAGA GTGGAGGTTTCAACATTTCGCCAATGAAACCTTGGAATGGCAGGCCGAGAACACAAGTGCAGCATCTTATGCAAATTGATCTAAAAGGCTGGGGAGTAGGTTACGCATCTTCATTTCAGCAACATTGTCTGTTTCAGATGTTGAATAGCGTTGCTG GTCTGCGAGAATACTTTTCTCAAATGGATAAGATTAATGCCCCACCAAGAATACCTGTCATGGTTAATTTGGCATCTGCTTCTGTTCCTGCGAGGAAGGGTCTGAAGCTGCAGAAGTCAGGCAATCATTATCGTAGTCAGTCTCTTGATCAAATTAGCGCTTATAATAAAAAATCGTTACTGGATGactctgatgatgatgaagagtaTCAACTGGCTAATGGCGAG GCATCCACAACAATCCTTGAGAATGATGTTAGGAGAATAG CTATCGAGGAGGAACCTAAGGACGAGCTTGATCTATCCTGTTTCTCAGGAAACCTCCGTCAGGATGACAGCGAAAATGGTCGTGATTGTTGGAGGATTGCTGATGGGAACAATTTTCGTGTTCGTAGCAAGCGTTTCTGTTATGATAAATCAAAG attTCTGCAGGTAAACATCTTATGGATCTAGTTGCTGTTGATTGGCTCAAAGACACAAAACGAATGGACCATGTTGCTAGACGCCATAATTGTGCAGCTCAG GTTGCCTCTGACAAGGGATACTTTTCCTTGGTGGTCAATCTTCAA GTACCTGGCACGACAAATTACAGCATGGTTTTCTATTTTGTAACGAGGGAATTGGTGCCTGGGTCCCTCTTGCAGCGGTTTGTTGACGGAGATGATGAGTTTCGTAATAGTAGACTAAAACTCATCCCATCAGTTCCAAAG GGCTCTTGGATTGTCCGTCAGAGTGTAGGAAGTACCCCTTGTCTGTTGGGAAAGGCGGTTGATTGCAACTATATACGAGGTCCCAAGTACTTAGAA ATTGATGTTGATATTGGTTCTTCCACTGTAGCTAATGGAGTTTTGGGACTTGTAATTGGGGTAATGACAAGTCTTGTTGTAGAAATGGCTTTCCTTGTACAG GCAACCACTACAGATGAACTACCAGAGCGATTAATAAGCGCTGTCCGTGTTTCTCATATTGAGTTGTCATCTGCTATAGTTCCAAAGCTGGAACTAGACCCACCAGAATGA
- the LOC108205713 gene encoding MOB kinase activator-like 1A isoform X2: MSLFGLGRNQRTFRPKKSAPSGSKGAQLRKHIDATLGSGNLREAVRLPPGEDMNEWLAVNTVDFFNQVNLLFGTLTEFCTAENCPTMTAGPKYEYRWADGVQIKKPIEVSAPKYVEYLMDWIESQLDDESLFPQRLGAPFPPNFRDVVKTIFKRLFRVYAHIYHSHFQKIVSLKEEAHLNTCFKHFILFTCEFALIDKRELAPLQELIDSIVVPY, translated from the exons ATGAGTCTCTTCGGACTTGGAAG GAACCAACGAACATTTCGTCCCAAGAAAAGCGCGCCTTCTGGAAGTAAG GGAGCACAACTGAGGAAGCACATTGACGCTACTTTAGGTAGCGGGAACTTGAGAGAAGCGGTAAGGCTTCCTCCAGGAGAGGATATGAATGAATGGCTGGCTGTAAATA CTGTGGACTTTTTCAACCAGGTGAATCTTCTTTTTGGCACCCTCACTGAGTTTTGTACAGCGGAAAACTGCCCTACAATGACTGCAGGTCCAAA gTACGAGTATAGATGGGCAGATGGTGTACAAATCAAGAAACCTATCGAAGTTTCAGCCCCAAAATATGTGGAATATTTGATGGATTGGATCGAATCTCAGCTAGACGATGAGTCCTTGTTCCCTCAGAGGCTGG GTGCACCCTTTCCTCCCAACTTCAGGGATGTCGTGAAAACAATATTTAAACGCCTGTTCCGTGTATATGCTCATATATATCACTCTCACTTTCAGAAGATTGTGAGTCTTAAGGAGGAGGCCCATTTGAATACTTGTTTCAAGCATTTCATATTATTTACATGT GAATTTGCTCTGATTGACAAGAGGGAGCTAGCTCCGCTTCAGGAGCTTATCGATTCCATTGTTGTTCCTTATTGA